GCTGTCGGTGTCTTCGGCCGCGTGCGCGGTGGTTGCGATGAGTGCCAAAGCCAGGAAAATCGATTTCATTGCGCCGTCTCATATCAGGTGATGCGGAATTCTGGCTCAAGCGTAAGACAAAGAACAGCCGCGAGTCAGACGTGTCTTGATGCCCTTTGTCGCGGATTGACGCTTTCGGCAATTCCCCTGTCGTTTTTGCACCCGGCTCGGGTTGCCCCTGGGCATATGCTGGCCCCAAAGCGCCGGCAGACGATTCGGCGCATGAATCGCCAATAAGGGGACGCCTGATGAGCCCAGCCGAATTGCACGCCGACAGCATCGTTATCGACGGGCTGATCATTGCCAAGTGGAACCGCGACCTGTTCGAGGACATGCGCAAAGGTGGCCTCACCGCCGCCAACTGCACCGTGTCGGTGTGGGAAGGGTTCCAGGCCACTATCAATAACATCGTGGCCAGCCAGACCCTGATCCGTGAAAACAGCGACCTGGTGATCCCGGTGAAAACCACCGCCGACATCCGCAAAGCCAAGGAACAAGGCAAGACCGGCATCATCTTCGGCTTCCAGAACGCCCATGCGTTTGAGGACCAACTGGGCTACGTCGAGATCTTCAAGCAGCTCGGCGTGGGTGTGGTGCAGATGTGCTACAACACCCAGAACCTGGTCGGCACCGGTTGCTACGAGCGCGACGGCGGCCTGTCGGGTTTTGGCCGTGAGATCGTCGCCGAGATGAACCGCGTTGGCATCATGTGCGACCTGTCTCACGTGGGCTCCAAGACTTCCGAAGAAGTCATCCTCGAATCGAAAAAGCCGGTGTGCTATTCCCACTGCCTGCCGTCCGGGCTTAAAGAGCACCCGCGCAACAAGTCCGATGAAGAGCTTAAGTTTATTGCGGACCACGGCGGTTTTGTCGGCGTGACCATGTTTGCGCCATTCCTGGCCAAAGGTATCGATTCGACCATCGACGATTACGCCGAAGCCATCGAATACACCATGAACATCGTCGGCGAAGACGCCATTGGTATCGGCACCGATTTTACCCAGGGCCATGGCCAGGATTTCTTCGAAATGCTGACCCATGACAAGGGCTACGCCCGCCGCCTGACCAGCTTCGGCAAGATCATCAACCCACTGGGCATCCGCACCGTGGGCGAGTTCCCTAACCTCACCGAGACCCTGCTCAAGCGCGGCCACAGCGAACGCGTGGTGCGCAAGATCATGGGCGAGAACTGGGTGAACGTCCTCAAGGACGTCTGGGGCGAATAAGCCACCGCATTACTGCGGACTAT
The Pseudomonas poae DNA segment above includes these coding regions:
- a CDS encoding membrane dipeptidase: MSPAELHADSIVIDGLIIAKWNRDLFEDMRKGGLTAANCTVSVWEGFQATINNIVASQTLIRENSDLVIPVKTTADIRKAKEQGKTGIIFGFQNAHAFEDQLGYVEIFKQLGVGVVQMCYNTQNLVGTGCYERDGGLSGFGREIVAEMNRVGIMCDLSHVGSKTSEEVILESKKPVCYSHCLPSGLKEHPRNKSDEELKFIADHGGFVGVTMFAPFLAKGIDSTIDDYAEAIEYTMNIVGEDAIGIGTDFTQGHGQDFFEMLTHDKGYARRLTSFGKIINPLGIRTVGEFPNLTETLLKRGHSERVVRKIMGENWVNVLKDVWGE